The following coding sequences are from one Chloroflexota bacterium window:
- a CDS encoding cadherin-like beta sandwich domain-containing protein, which yields METMKRLGSVVLGVLLCVALVIPMAGLAYASADATVVVSPATQNVAPGATFSVDILVDPSSYGVSGGEVDVAFNPSAMSAADIVFGDLFGASPLVGSKKIDNTLGTIQYALARDGTTTVPTAAGKFATITFTAGSTAGNYAIDITFIGLADDSFNDITGVAITDGSVTVWQPGPTDATLSNLTISAGTLTPAFASGNTGYTDGVANSVNSVTVTPTANESHATITVNGVAVASGSASGAIALNVGDNTITIVVTAQDGTTSDTYTVTVTRAATPTSTPTVTTSAAMPVASSSATLNGDLAALGTAGSVSVSFEWGTTTSYGSETTSQSISAIGTFDAKLTGLSANTTYHFRAKAVGDGAAVYGDDMTFTTTAPSGGGMPTRAWVYIGIVAIAVVGGAVFFISRRPAKK from the coding sequence ATGGAAACAATGAAGAGACTCGGTTCAGTGGTTCTGGGCGTGTTGTTGTGTGTGGCGCTTGTGATTCCAATGGCAGGTTTGGCCTACGCCAGCGCCGATGCCACGGTCGTAGTGAGTCCAGCAACGCAGAATGTAGCCCCGGGAGCGACTTTCAGCGTTGACATCCTGGTTGATCCGTCTAGTTATGGGGTGTCTGGCGGGGAGGTGGACGTCGCCTTCAATCCCTCGGCCATGTCGGCGGCCGACATAGTGTTCGGGGATTTGTTCGGGGCGAGCCCCCTGGTGGGGAGCAAGAAGATAGACAACACCTTGGGGACGATACAGTATGCCTTGGCTAGAGATGGGACAACCACTGTTCCGACAGCAGCCGGCAAGTTCGCCACCATAACGTTCACGGCAGGGAGCACAGCCGGGAACTATGCCATTGACATCACCTTCATCGGTCTGGCTGACGATAGCTTCAATGACATAACGGGCGTAGCCATCACGGATGGCAGTGTGACAGTTTGGCAGCCAGGTCCTACTGATGCCACCCTGAGCAATCTCACTATCAGTGCCGGCACGCTCACTCCGGCCTTTGCTTCCGGCAATACCGGCTACACTGATGGTGTAGCCAACAGCGTGAACTCCGTCACCGTCACCCCCACGGCCAATGAAAGCCACGCTACTATTACGGTCAACGGCGTTGCGGTGGCTAGCGGCAGTGCGTCTGGGGCCATTGCTCTGAACGTGGGTGACAACACCATCACCATTGTGGTCACCGCGCAGGACGGGACTACTAGCGACACCTATACCGTGACCGTGACCAGGGCAGCAACGCCAACGTCGACACCCACCGTGACCACCAGCGCTGCCATGCCTGTGGCCAGCAGCTCGGCCACTCTGAACGGAGACCTTGCCGCGCTGGGCACCGCGGGCAGTGTCAGCGTGTCCTTCGAGTGGGGCACTACTACCAGCTATGGCTCTGAAACCACGTCACAATCGATATCGGCGATAGGCACGTTCGACGCCAAACTGACGGGCCTCAGCGCCAATACTACGTACCATTTTCGGGCCAAGGCGGTAGGTGACGGTGCCGCTGTCTACGGCGACGACATGACCTTCACTACTACTGCGCCGTCTGGCGGCGGAATGCCAACTCGGGCTTGGGTGTATATCGGCATTGTAGCGATCGCAGTCGTGGGCGGTGCGGTTTTCTTCATTAGTAGAAGACCGGCGAAGAAGTAG
- a CDS encoding site-specific integrase → MRSEGIRTGNWLTKQQAQELLDSPNCSTLKSTRDRSILSVLIGCGLRRSEAANLTFEHVQMRESRWVIVDMVGKRNRKRTIPMPAWTKNAVDLWASMAQIDNGRIFRPVNKGGRVTGDSLTDQAIADVVTAYAPGGIAAHDLRRTFAKLAHKGNAVLDQIQMSLGHSRIQTTERYLGVSQTLTDAPWDHLGLKGEVRPAWSPRHNRHFPLRFEVALARR, encoded by the coding sequence ATGCGTTCCGAAGGCATCAGGACCGGCAACTGGCTGACCAAGCAGCAAGCGCAGGAATTGCTGGACTCACCGAACTGCAGCACCTTGAAGAGTACCCGGGACAGATCAATCTTGTCTGTTCTCATAGGGTGTGGACTCCGACGCAGCGAGGCGGCAAATCTTACCTTTGAGCACGTCCAGATGCGTGAATCCCGATGGGTGATCGTGGACATGGTAGGGAAGCGGAACAGGAAGCGCACCATACCCATGCCGGCCTGGACCAAGAATGCCGTTGATCTATGGGCGTCAATGGCTCAGATAGATAATGGCCGCATCTTCAGGCCAGTGAACAAGGGGGGCAGGGTGACCGGGGATAGCCTCACCGATCAGGCAATAGCAGATGTGGTCACTGCCTATGCTCCAGGGGGGATAGCAGCGCACGACCTACGGAGAACCTTCGCCAAACTAGCACACAAAGGGAATGCCGTACTTGACCAGATTCAGATGAGTCTCGGGCATTCTAGGATCCAGACCACAGAGAGGTATCTAGGAGTATCCCAGACCCTCACAGACGCTCCATGGGACCATCTGGGGCTGAAGGGGGAGGTGAGACCAGCCTGGAGTCCTAGACACAATCGCCACTTCCCACTGCGGTTTGAGGTAGCACTCGCCAGACGTTAA
- a CDS encoding site-specific integrase, whose translation METALMVVAEPRETRLIADLALDSMVVLDSLDSPASRIAYRRALHDFVLWYRNTGQMVLHKAVVQRYVAELRDQGKSAQNINQRLSAIRKLVNEE comes from the coding sequence ATGGAAACTGCTTTGATGGTAGTCGCCGAACCAAGAGAGACAAGGCTGATTGCGGACCTGGCTCTGGATTCAATGGTGGTGCTGGACTCACTGGATAGTCCTGCCAGCAGGATCGCGTATAGACGAGCTCTGCATGACTTCGTTCTATGGTATCGCAACACCGGCCAGATGGTGCTGCATAAGGCCGTGGTGCAGAGATATGTCGCCGAACTAAGGGACCAGGGGAAGTCAGCGCAGAACATCAACCAGAGACTATCTGCCATTCGGAAGCTGGTAAATGAAGAGTAG
- a CDS encoding phosphoglycerate kinase, which yields MSKKTIRDIDVRGKKILVRVDFNVPLDPQSGAIADDTRIRESIPTIKYLLDNKAKVILCSHLGRPRGPEKESSLAPIAQRLSQMLGQEVKMASDCVGPEVEQLVTDMKQGELLMLENLRFHPEEEKNDPAFAKSLSRLAEVFVNDAFGTAHRAHASTVGVTQYLPSVAGFLVERELEIMGKALNNPERPFAAIIGGAKISDKIGVLENILDKVDSLFIAGGMGSTFLKSLKYDMGQSLVENEKIGIARQLMDKAAAKGVHLLLPSDVIVANKFDAQANSKVVPISNVPAGWYVMDIGPRTIELFEAKLRKCKTIIWNGPVGVFEFPQFRKGTQAVATVLASLNATTIIGGGSTAEAVQELGLVHKMTHVSTGGGASLTFLEGKPLPAIAALLDKQE from the coding sequence TTGAGCAAGAAGACAATAAGAGACATTGATGTGCGTGGCAAGAAGATATTAGTCAGAGTGGATTTCAATGTACCTCTGGATCCTCAGAGCGGAGCCATTGCTGACGACACCCGTATCCGTGAGTCAATACCTACCATAAAATACCTCCTTGATAACAAAGCTAAGGTCATCCTCTGTTCCCATTTGGGACGCCCCAGGGGCCCCGAGAAAGAGTCGAGCCTGGCCCCGATAGCACAACGCCTCTCTCAAATGCTCGGGCAAGAGGTGAAAATGGCCTCCGACTGCGTCGGGCCGGAGGTTGAACAGCTCGTCACTGATATGAAGCAGGGTGAGCTTCTTATGCTGGAAAACCTTCGGTTCCATCCTGAAGAGGAGAAAAACGACCCCGCCTTCGCCAAATCCCTGTCTCGACTGGCAGAAGTATTTGTTAACGATGCCTTCGGTACTGCCCATCGGGCTCATGCTTCCACCGTGGGAGTAACCCAATATCTTCCTTCAGTAGCCGGCTTCCTTGTTGAAAGAGAGCTTGAAATTATGGGTAAAGCCTTGAACAACCCAGAGCGCCCCTTTGCGGCTATTATCGGCGGCGCGAAGATAAGCGACAAGATAGGCGTACTGGAGAATATACTCGATAAGGTCGATTCCCTGTTCATTGCCGGCGGTATGGGCTCTACTTTCCTGAAGTCCTTGAAATACGACATGGGGCAATCCCTGGTAGAAAATGAGAAGATCGGAATTGCCCGACAATTGATGGACAAAGCTGCAGCAAAAGGAGTCCACCTGCTTCTCCCCTCGGATGTAATTGTGGCCAATAAGTTCGACGCCCAGGCCAACTCCAAGGTAGTCCCCATAAGTAACGTGCCTGCCGGCTGGTACGTCATGGATATCGGCCCGCGGACAATCGAGCTTTTCGAAGCCAAACTGCGCAAGTGTAAAACGATCATCTGGAATGGCCCCGTCGGCGTGTTTGAATTCCCTCAATTCAGAAAGGGTACCCAGGCCGTTGCCACAGTTCTTGCCAGTCTCAATGCGACCACAATTATAGGTGGCGGCTCCACTGCCGAAGCAGTCCAGGAACTGGGCTTGGTTCATAAAATGACCCACGTTTCCACTGGTGGAGGCGCTTCCCTCACGTTTCTTGAAGGGAAGCCCTTGCCAGCGATAGCTGCTCTGCTGGATAAGCAAGAATGA
- a CDS encoding 2,3-bisphosphoglycerate-independent phosphoglycerate mutase: MTILSQLSQLSITSTAKIVLVIMDGLGGLPHPETHKTELETAQTPNLDRLAKEGICGLTEPVSPGLTPGSGPGHLALFGYDPFIFTIGRGMLEALGIDFPLQPGDIAARGNFCTIDDKGLIVDRRAGRISTEECSRLCQQLSGIKMPGIQPLVAPAEEHRFLLVLRGENLHPELSDSDPQQLGLAPKQILPLNPEATQTATLANGWITKAKAILAGSHPANMVLLRGFSKLPHFPSMGELYKLKPLAIATYPMYRGLAKLVGMKVVDSGHSIEDEFIALASHYAQYDFVFLHIKQTDSAGEDGDFMRKVRVIEEVDAALPRLIKLQPEVIIVTGDHSTPAVLKAHSWHPVPFLLYSQFCRPDEVTEFSERACSRGSLGRFPALQVMPLALANARRLNKFGA, encoded by the coding sequence ATGACCATCTTATCACAGCTCAGCCAGCTTTCCATTACGTCTACTGCCAAGATAGTCCTCGTGATCATGGATGGTCTGGGGGGACTTCCTCATCCCGAGACTCACAAAACCGAATTGGAGACTGCTCAAACACCAAACCTCGACCGACTGGCAAAAGAAGGCATCTGCGGCCTCACTGAGCCCGTCAGCCCCGGCCTGACCCCCGGCAGCGGACCGGGACACCTTGCTCTCTTTGGATACGATCCCTTCATATTCACCATCGGAAGGGGCATGCTGGAAGCGCTGGGGATAGATTTCCCCCTCCAGCCAGGCGACATAGCAGCAAGAGGAAATTTCTGCACCATTGATGATAAGGGTCTCATTGTGGACCGCCGCGCTGGCCGCATCTCGACCGAAGAATGCAGTAGATTATGTCAACAATTAAGCGGGATCAAGATGCCTGGAATACAACCATTGGTTGCGCCGGCGGAAGAACATCGTTTCCTGCTGGTTTTGCGAGGCGAAAACCTCCATCCTGAGCTCAGTGACTCTGACCCACAGCAGCTTGGTCTGGCTCCAAAGCAAATCCTTCCCCTTAACCCTGAGGCTACTCAAACTGCCACCCTGGCTAACGGGTGGATCACCAAAGCAAAAGCCATCCTGGCAGGTTCCCATCCGGCCAACATGGTCTTGCTGCGCGGCTTTTCAAAGTTGCCTCACTTCCCTTCTATGGGTGAACTCTACAAGCTGAAACCCTTAGCTATTGCCACTTATCCAATGTATCGAGGGCTGGCTAAGCTGGTTGGGATGAAGGTAGTAGACAGTGGCCATTCCATAGAAGACGAGTTCATTGCCCTCGCCAGTCACTATGCCCAATACGACTTTGTTTTTCTTCACATCAAACAGACCGACAGCGCCGGTGAAGACGGTGACTTCATGAGGAAGGTCCGCGTTATAGAAGAGGTCGATGCAGCCCTGCCTCGCCTGATCAAACTCCAACCCGAAGTAATCATCGTCACCGGCGACCACTCCACCCCCGCAGTACTGAAGGCTCATAGCTGGCATCCTGTACCCTTCCTTCTTTATTCGCAGTTCTGTAGACCAGATGAAGTAACTGAATTCTCCGAACGAGCTTGCTCCAGGGGTTCACTGGGTAGATTTCCTGCTTTGCAGGTAATGCCCCTGGCCTTAGCTAACGCACGGAGATTAAACAAATTCGGTGCCTGA
- the tpiA gene encoding triose-phosphate isomerase, with protein sequence MRLPIIAGNWKMNTTVDQAVSLVQDMLSKLDKIDGVEKVICPPFVSLTTVKKLLAGSSVKLGAQNLYFEEKGAYTGEISPLMLAGLCDYVILGHSERRQYFAETDETVNRKVKAAIKAGLRPILCVGETLAQNEAGKTEEVVTRQVKGALAEIDSPHHLVMAYEPIWAIGTGKAATGKQANLTIGLIRHVLSRLYGDPVAQSIRIQYGGSVTGANIAEFISQSEIDGALVGGASLKAAEFISIVEQSAAAKRG encoded by the coding sequence ATGCGTCTACCAATAATCGCTGGCAACTGGAAAATGAATACCACCGTCGACCAGGCTGTTTCACTTGTTCAAGATATGCTCAGCAAATTAGATAAGATAGATGGAGTAGAGAAGGTCATCTGCCCTCCCTTTGTCTCGCTTACCACCGTCAAGAAGCTTTTAGCTGGCTCCTCTGTCAAACTGGGAGCGCAGAACCTGTATTTTGAGGAGAAAGGAGCCTACACCGGCGAGATTTCCCCCCTGATGCTGGCTGGTCTGTGCGACTACGTCATCCTGGGTCACTCAGAGAGGCGCCAATATTTCGCGGAGACCGATGAGACAGTCAACCGGAAGGTCAAAGCAGCCATCAAGGCCGGACTCAGGCCTATTCTCTGCGTTGGCGAAACCTTAGCGCAAAATGAGGCAGGCAAAACGGAGGAGGTAGTAACCAGACAGGTTAAAGGGGCTCTGGCTGAGATTGATTCCCCGCATCACCTTGTCATGGCTTACGAACCGATCTGGGCTATTGGCACGGGCAAGGCAGCTACAGGCAAACAAGCTAACCTGACCATCGGCCTTATCCGCCATGTTCTTTCCCGGCTATATGGTGATCCGGTGGCTCAGTCTATACGCATTCAATATGGCGGCAGCGTCACCGGCGCTAACATCGCCGAGTTTATCTCACAGTCAGAGATCGATGGGGCTCTGGTAGGAGGAGCCAGCCTGAAAGCCGCGGAATTCATCAGCATTGTAGAACAAAGTGCTGCAGCCAAGCGAGGATGA